The proteins below are encoded in one region of Clostridium pasteurianum DSM 525 = ATCC 6013:
- a CDS encoding PaaI family thioesterase yields MNLIEGLNIEYVHVYESGLEAKMTLTQFHDQTFGYLHGGATIAFGETIAGYASNKKINKDEMAVGQNITANHMKPKKIEGYIIAKGKLMRKGKTSHVWSIEMFDEDKLLISYLTVTNSIIKSNKD; encoded by the coding sequence ATGAACTTAATAGAGGGTTTAAATATTGAATATGTCCATGTATATGAAAGTGGACTTGAGGCTAAAATGACTTTGACACAATTTCATGATCAAACCTTTGGCTATTTGCATGGTGGTGCAACTATTGCCTTTGGAGAAACTATTGCTGGATACGCTTCAAATAAAAAGATAAATAAAGATGAAATGGCAGTAGGTCAAAATATTACTGCAAATCATATGAAGCCAAAAAAAATAGAAGGTTATATTATTGCAAAAGGGAAGCTTATGCGTAAGGGAAAGACATCTCATGTCTGGAGTATAGAAATGTTTGATGAAGATAAGTTGTTAATTTCATATTTAACTGTTACAAATTCCATTATTAAGTCAAATAAAGATTAG
- the menH gene encoding 2-succinyl-6-hydroxy-2,4-cyclohexadiene-1-carboxylate synthase, protein MIIEIENIKYHFEIKGEGKPIVCLHGFSENLSTWNLLELKGHQLILIDFIGHGESDKPYLRKYYSLKVIIKHLNKLIYQLNLKKYSMLGYSMGGRIALAYAVAYSQEIDKLILESSSYGEAGFINRFKRRRRDLNLAKNILKNGIEWFDEYWSNLSIFQSQRKLQKHTIDEIRKRRLSNRTYALSNTLLCTGQGKFPCMKSHISKLSMSLLYISGEYDKKYKHIGENFKEFNANIKHETMKGVGHNAHIEAPDAFIEVLSKFL, encoded by the coding sequence ATGATTATTGAAATTGAAAATATTAAATATCATTTTGAAATAAAGGGTGAAGGCAAACCAATTGTTTGTTTACATGGCTTTTCTGAAAATTTAAGTACTTGGAATTTACTTGAATTAAAGGGACATCAACTGATATTGATAGATTTTATTGGGCATGGAGAAAGTGATAAACCATACTTACGTAAATATTATAGCTTGAAAGTGATAATTAAACACTTAAATAAGCTCATTTATCAATTAAACTTAAAAAAATATTCAATGTTAGGTTATTCCATGGGGGGAAGAATTGCCTTAGCCTATGCGGTAGCTTATTCACAGGAAATTGATAAACTGATTTTGGAAAGTTCATCCTATGGTGAAGCGGGATTCATAAATCGCTTTAAACGAAGAAGAAGGGATTTGAATTTGGCAAAAAATATACTGAAAAATGGAATAGAATGGTTTGATGAGTATTGGTCAAATTTGAGTATATTCCAATCACAAAGAAAACTACAAAAACATACTATAGATGAAATAAGAAAAAGACGTTTATCGAACAGAACTTATGCACTTTCAAATACGTTGCTGTGCACTGGACAAGGAAAATTTCCATGTATGAAAAGTCATATAAGTAAATTATCTATGTCTCTATTATACATCAGTGGAGAATATGATAAAAAATATAAGCATATAGGTGAAAATTTTAAAGAATTCAATGCTAACATTAAACATGAAACAATGAAGGGTGTGGGACATAATGCACATATTGAAGCACCTGATGCTTTTATTGAAGTTTTAAGTAAATTTTTATAA
- a CDS encoding prenyltransferase: MSFKSIIKLMDIKTLVAGTIPVILGSIYSFYAFKKFNILYFILLIFAMILIQSSTNMINDYFDFKRGADNGKSGNEKALISGEITSNQVLFIIVIYEVIASIIGIFIASQTSYYILLVAVVGGIVSVLYAFGPLPISYTPIGEAVSGVTMGIGITTTVIYIHSDVFTLNTVLVAVPTALFIGTILLSNNLSDLQEDRLVGRKTLPIIIGVKNAEKLWIFNVIGLLVLTAALVVMNIYPVVVLAPVIVFFPYKSISNFLSYDKNVHTKGRTMGLIGQVGLKYHITVIAGLLISILISSFIQ, translated from the coding sequence ATGAGTTTTAAGTCAATAATAAAACTTATGGATATAAAAACTCTTGTTGCAGGAACTATTCCTGTAATTTTAGGTTCAATATATTCATTTTATGCTTTTAAAAAATTTAATATTCTTTATTTTATATTATTGATATTTGCCATGATATTGATTCAAAGTTCTACTAATATGATTAATGACTATTTTGATTTTAAACGAGGAGCAGATAATGGAAAGAGTGGTAATGAAAAAGCTTTAATAAGCGGTGAGATTACCTCTAACCAGGTATTGTTTATTATAGTTATATATGAAGTGATTGCTTCTATAATTGGTATTTTTATAGCCAGTCAAACAAGCTATTATATTTTACTGGTTGCTGTTGTAGGAGGTATTGTTTCAGTATTATATGCTTTTGGACCTTTGCCAATTTCCTATACACCCATAGGCGAAGCAGTGTCAGGAGTAACTATGGGTATTGGTATAACTACCACGGTGATTTATATTCATTCAGATGTATTTACCTTGAATACAGTGCTGGTAGCAGTTCCTACTGCTCTATTTATTGGTACTATATTATTGTCTAATAATTTAAGTGATTTACAAGAGGATAGATTAGTTGGAAGAAAAACTTTACCTATAATTATTGGCGTCAAAAATGCTGAGAAGCTGTGGATATTTAATGTAATAGGACTGCTTGTATTGACTGCTGCTTTAGTAGTAATGAATATTTATCCTGTTGTTGTACTGGCACCTGTTATTGTGTTTTTTCCATATAAATCAATCTCTAATTTTTTATCCTATGATAAGAATGTTCATACAAAGGGAAGAACAATGGGTCTTATTGGACAGGTTGGATTGAAATACCATATAACAGTAATTGCAGGTTTATTAATATCAATTTTAATCTCTTCATTTATTCAATAA
- a CDS encoding heavy-metal-associated domain-containing protein yields the protein MKDSIVKFKQYNMLCNRCLINVVKCLSNLPGVKSLELSLESKKIKVIYEDKTISRKMIQNMVNETILTGKIKNIKDNNLIYEGI from the coding sequence ATGAAAGATAGTATAGTTAAATTTAAACAATATAATATGTTATGTAATAGGTGTCTAATAAACGTAGTTAAATGCCTAAGCAATCTTCCAGGTGTAAAGAGCTTAGAACTAAGTCTTGAATCTAAAAAAATAAAAGTTATATATGAAGATAAAACAATCTCTAGAAAAATGATACAAAACATGGTCAATGAAACAATACTTACTGGTAAAATAAAAAACATTAAAGATAATAATCTAATTTATGAGGGCATATAG
- the menB gene encoding 1,4-dihydroxy-2-naphthoyl-CoA synthase → MNKFPWRELKRNYEDVIYEVYNGIAKITINRPEVRNAFRPKTIMELIDAFTLAREDERVGVIILTGANHGQDQDKEAFCSGGDQKVRGHGGYVGDDNIPRLNVLDLQHLIRILPKPVIAMVNGYAIGGGHVLHIVCDLTIASENAKFGQTGPKVGSFDGGYGAGYLARIIGHKKAREIWYLCRQYTANEALDMGLVNAVVAFDELEEETVKWAKEILQHSPTALRFLKASFNADTDGLAGLQQLAGDATLLFYTTEEAKEGRDAFKEKRNPDFEQFPKFP, encoded by the coding sequence ATGAACAAATTTCCTTGGAGAGAATTAAAACGTAATTATGAAGATGTTATTTATGAAGTATATAATGGAATTGCAAAGATCACAATCAATCGTCCTGAAGTGCGTAATGCATTTCGTCCAAAAACAATTATGGAATTAATTGATGCTTTTACCTTAGCTCGTGAAGATGAAAGAGTAGGTGTAATTATTTTAACAGGCGCAAATCATGGGCAAGATCAGGATAAAGAGGCATTTTGTTCTGGTGGAGATCAGAAGGTACGTGGCCATGGTGGTTATGTTGGAGATGATAATATACCACGTTTAAATGTTTTAGATTTACAACATCTGATTAGAATACTTCCAAAACCGGTTATAGCAATGGTAAATGGTTATGCAATTGGTGGTGGACATGTATTACATATAGTATGTGATTTAACAATTGCTTCTGAGAATGCCAAGTTTGGACAGACAGGACCAAAGGTAGGTTCTTTTGATGGTGGATATGGAGCAGGGTATCTGGCACGTATTATTGGTCATAAAAAAGCACGAGAAATTTGGTATCTATGCCGTCAATATACTGCTAATGAAGCACTTGATATGGGTCTGGTGAATGCGGTGGTGGCCTTTGATGAATTGGAAGAAGAAACAGTAAAATGGGCAAAAGAAATCTTACAGCATTCACCTACAGCCTTACGTTTCTTAAAAGCATCTTTTAATGCCGATACCGATGGATTGGCCGGTTTGCAGCAATTAGCTGGAGATGCTACATTATTATTTTACACTACAGAGGAAGCAAAAGAAGGACGAGATGCCTTTAAAGAAAAGCGAAATCCTGATTTTGAGCAATTTCCTAAATTTCCGTAG
- the menE gene encoding o-succinylbenzoate--CoA ligase: MIRVKNSENEFDKGEKMNWLKKYSVERPDKKFINDLTFRKVYESVTDLAKKLFSYVKNEKRVALYANNSDDMALFFLALQFLNKEVLMLNTRLTDEEIKKQLKLLKVQIVFSYDNKFISFSKVYKSEKQDIKLVEEFDEESIAVIMNTSATTGEFKSVPIRWKQFYSHVKASQKSLGVTEKDNWLVALPMYHISGLSILIRSLYNGTSITILEKFHEEQVIKLIENDRINMISIVPTMLNRIVDKIGKHNLRVVLVGGEFIPKPMVEKSIAKNIPIYKTYGMTETTSQVTTFSVLDYPEKIDSVGLPLEKVTVNIENPDKKGIGEVVIKSPMLMDGYIEKKKVFNCFNSEDVGYIDEDGFLYILDRRKNIIISGGENIYPKEIENILYAHPKIQECAVVGEKDDRWGQVPILYVVSPIDRQEILAYLSSKLAKYKLPKKIIYLEELPKNASGKILKKNFT, translated from the coding sequence ATGATAAGAGTAAAAAATAGTGAAAATGAATTTGATAAAGGTGAAAAAATGAATTGGCTTAAAAAGTATAGTGTTGAAAGACCTGATAAAAAATTTATTAATGATCTAACATTTAGAAAAGTATATGAGAGTGTAACAGACTTGGCTAAAAAACTATTTTCATATGTAAAAAATGAGAAAAGAGTTGCTCTTTATGCCAATAATTCAGATGATATGGCACTTTTCTTTTTGGCACTTCAATTTTTAAATAAAGAAGTGTTGATGCTGAATACACGTTTAACTGATGAAGAAATAAAAAAACAATTAAAATTATTAAAGGTTCAAATTGTTTTTTCTTATGATAATAAATTTATATCCTTTAGTAAAGTATATAAAAGTGAAAAACAAGATATAAAATTGGTAGAAGAATTTGATGAAGAAAGTATTGCAGTTATAATGAATACCAGTGCCACAACAGGAGAATTTAAATCAGTACCTATACGCTGGAAGCAGTTTTACTCTCATGTAAAAGCATCTCAAAAAAGTCTTGGAGTAACAGAGAAGGATAATTGGCTTGTGGCATTACCAATGTATCACATTAGCGGATTATCCATTTTAATACGAAGCTTATACAATGGAACTTCTATTACCATATTAGAGAAATTTCACGAAGAACAAGTTATAAAATTAATTGAGAACGATAGAATAAACATGATATCTATTGTGCCAACAATGTTAAATAGGATTGTGGATAAGATTGGAAAGCATAATTTACGTGTAGTGTTAGTAGGTGGTGAATTTATTCCTAAGCCGATGGTTGAGAAAAGTATAGCAAAAAATATCCCCATTTACAAAACTTATGGAATGACTGAAACAACAAGTCAAGTTACAACCTTTTCTGTATTAGATTATCCAGAAAAAATTGATTCTGTGGGATTGCCGCTTGAAAAAGTAACTGTTAACATTGAAAACCCTGATAAAAAAGGCATTGGGGAAGTTGTAATTAAAAGTCCAATGCTAATGGATGGATATATTGAAAAGAAAAAAGTTTTTAATTGTTTTAATTCAGAAGATGTAGGCTATATAGATGAAGATGGATTTCTATATATACTTGATCGCCGCAAAAATATAATTATTTCTGGTGGAGAGAATATATATCCAAAAGAGATTGAAAATATTTTATATGCACATCCCAAAATACAGGAATGTGCAGTGGTAGGGGAAAAGGATGACAGATGGGGACAAGTTCCTATACTATATGTGGTTTCTCCAATAGATAGACAAGAAATATTAGCCTATCTTTCAAGTAAACTGGCAAAATATAAATTACCTAAAAAAATTATTTATCTAGAAGAGCTGCCTAAAAATGCTTCAGGGAAAATATTAAAAAAGAATTTCACCTGA
- the menC gene encoding o-succinylbenzoate synthase codes for MRINRIELFHVRIPLNFIFKTSKTAIDHRETIIIKVTDELQNKGYGEVVAFSEPSYTNETLIDSKYVLMYNYIPDIIRKDIKHPFDIHKWIKPFYPMALAALENALVDLYAKRQKQSIMDVVFSEGTNDDIYAGIVLGDQDVQTLIKQIDHYQSEGYVRFKIKIKPEDGFLKLKTIREKYANIQLLADANKSYKFQQINELKKLDELDLLCIEEPLDSVDFLEYQRLQKELKTLICLDESIQTINDLITAIELKAFKVLNIKVGRVGGLYYAKKMIELCRKSNIEYWVGSMVESGISKALHVHLASLKDTYIPGDLSSSNRYFKRDIIKPEIIVKNGIIKVPEGYGLGVDIDKASLKNYTIDYKKIGD; via the coding sequence ATGCGAATTAATAGAATAGAACTTTTCCATGTTAGAATTCCTCTGAATTTTATATTTAAAACATCAAAAACTGCTATAGATCATCGTGAGACAATTATAATTAAAGTTACTGATGAACTTCAGAATAAAGGTTATGGTGAAGTAGTTGCATTTAGTGAACCCTCTTATACTAATGAAACATTAATAGATTCCAAGTATGTATTAATGTATAATTATATTCCAGATATAATACGCAAGGATATTAAACATCCCTTTGATATTCATAAATGGATCAAGCCATTTTATCCAATGGCGCTTGCAGCACTGGAAAATGCTTTGGTAGATTTATATGCTAAAAGGCAAAAACAATCCATTATGGATGTTGTATTTAGTGAAGGAACTAATGATGACATATATGCAGGAATTGTATTAGGAGACCAAGATGTTCAGACATTAATTAAACAAATTGACCATTATCAAAGTGAAGGGTATGTTCGTTTTAAAATAAAGATTAAACCAGAAGATGGATTTTTAAAATTGAAGACTATTAGAGAAAAATATGCTAATATTCAATTGCTAGCTGATGCCAATAAAAGCTATAAGTTTCAACAAATTAATGAATTGAAGAAATTGGATGAACTAGACTTACTTTGCATAGAGGAACCCCTAGATTCAGTGGATTTTTTAGAATATCAAAGACTTCAAAAAGAGCTGAAGACCCTCATATGTCTTGATGAAAGTATTCAAACAATTAATGATTTAATAACAGCAATTGAACTTAAAGCCTTCAAGGTATTAAACATAAAAGTAGGACGTGTGGGGGGACTATATTATGCAAAAAAAATGATTGAATTATGCAGAAAAAGCAATATTGAGTATTGGGTAGGAAGTATGGTGGAAAGTGGTATTTCTAAAGCATTGCATGTACATTTAGCCAGTCTAAAGGATACTTATATTCCTGGAGATTTGTCATCATCAAATCGATACTTTAAAAGGGATATAATTAAACCAGAAATAATAGTTAAGAATGGTATTATTAAAGTACCAGAAGGCTATGGCTTAGGTGTAGATATTGACAAAGCATCATTAAAAAATTATACAATTGACTACAAGAAAATAGGTGATTAA
- a CDS encoding murein hydrolase activator EnvC family protein, whose protein sequence is MRRGIVLLVAIAISSSIFSYAYGAGIQDSQNKLNEINKSIQQSKDSLNNVTADKNNAEKELENLDKDMNQVGSQIQKLNGKIANLNYQIKEKENDIEVKKQEFSKENQLFKSRVRAMYQSGNSGYLEVILNSKNFSDVISRIDMVKRIIAYDKALMSDIKDRQESLEKNRLELESNKNIAAKLKNEADGKYKSLQTTANEKKQLVEKLEKDKNFYENMISKEQSESQKLEKSIQEIKKESSRIVASRGGNIGASSSQSSSQGDKISTSSSKISSKGNLFSVTGSSYPITSPFGMRFHPVLNYSRLHAGMDIGVPMGTPIYALKDGVVIAAESMSGYGNVVMINHGDITSVYAHNSSLAVSVGQKIKGGQLISYSGNSGVSSGAHLHFEIRNSSGQPIEPSGYYVN, encoded by the coding sequence ATGAGACGGGGGATAGTTTTACTAGTAGCCATAGCAATTAGCAGTTCCATATTTTCTTATGCATATGGAGCAGGGATTCAGGACAGTCAAAACAAACTAAATGAAATAAACAAGTCTATTCAGCAAAGTAAGGACAGTCTAAATAATGTTACTGCAGACAAAAATAATGCAGAAAAAGAATTGGAAAACTTAGATAAAGACATGAATCAAGTGGGTTCACAAATTCAGAAACTAAATGGTAAAATTGCAAATCTAAATTATCAGATAAAGGAAAAAGAAAATGATATTGAAGTAAAAAAACAGGAATTTTCTAAAGAAAATCAATTGTTTAAATCAAGAGTTAGAGCTATGTATCAGTCAGGAAATAGTGGATATTTGGAAGTAATCCTAAATTCAAAGAATTTTTCTGATGTCATAAGTAGAATAGATATGGTAAAAAGAATCATTGCTTATGATAAAGCACTTATGTCTGATATTAAAGATAGGCAGGAGAGTCTGGAGAAAAATAGGCTGGAACTTGAGAGTAATAAGAACATTGCAGCTAAATTAAAGAATGAGGCAGACGGAAAATATAAGTCTTTGCAGACCACAGCCAATGAAAAAAAGCAATTAGTTGAAAAGCTTGAAAAGGACAAGAATTTTTATGAAAATATGATTTCCAAAGAACAGTCTGAATCTCAGAAACTTGAGAAATCTATTCAAGAAATTAAAAAAGAAAGCAGCAGAATTGTGGCTTCAAGAGGGGGGAATATTGGTGCATCTTCTTCACAAAGCAGTTCTCAAGGAGATAAAATCAGTACATCGTCTTCAAAAATTAGTTCTAAAGGAAACTTGTTTTCTGTAACAGGGAGCTCTTATCCTATAACCTCTCCTTTTGGTATGAGGTTTCACCCTGTTTTAAATTACAGCAGACTTCATGCAGGTATGGATATAGGTGTACCAATGGGTACTCCGATTTATGCTTTAAAGGATGGAGTGGTCATTGCTGCAGAGTCCATGTCCGGATATGGAAATGTAGTAATGATTAATCATGGAGATATAACTTCTGTGTATGCACATAATTCCTCATTAGCTGTGTCGGTAGGTCAGAAAATAAAAGGTGGACAGCTAATTTCATATTCAGGTAATTCTGGTGTGTCTTCAGGAGCACATCTTCATTTTGAAATAAGAAATTCAAGTGGACAACCTATAGAGCCTAGTGGTTATTATGTAAATTAA